A part of Entelurus aequoreus isolate RoL-2023_Sb linkage group LG10, RoL_Eaeq_v1.1, whole genome shotgun sequence genomic DNA contains:
- the LOC133659147 gene encoding pituitary homeobox 3-like, translated as MEQSKVSDFSIARILSSELGRHNPAGPRLAPDLRDVSRFGFCVDVTQVKSAVPVPVPACWQYFGQTFQPYGVGLQCTDASSGIDQNPNMRVCFWPDSADAFSGYHGFRPAGPAAGRLPRQKAQVRTVFTERQTKHLESLFSSNDYPPVEVRAQVAGRLGLSEETVRVWFKNRRAQRKRQCRSSKVKVPIALLPSAGTEKLLRTFL; from the exons ATGGAGCAGAGCAAAGTGTCGGACTTCAGCATCGCGCGCATTCTTTCCTCGGAACTCGGACGCCACAACCCCGCCGGACCTCGCTTAGCACCGGACCTGCGTGACGTGAGCCGTTTCGGATTCTGCGTGGACGTTACACAGGTCAAGTCAGCGGTTCCGGTGCCGGTACCGGCTTGTTGGCAGTACTTCGGACAGACGTTCCAGCCCTACGGAGTCGGCTTGCAGTGCACAGACGCGTCCTCCGGCATCGACCAGAACCCAAATATGCGCGTTTGCTTCTGGCCCGACTCAGCAG ATGCGTTCTCTGGTTACCATGGCTTCCGCCCTGCAGGACCAGCTGCGGGCCGGCTGCCGCGCCAGAAGGCCCAGGTGAGGACCGTCTTCACGGAGCGTCAGACCAAACACCTGGAGAGCCTGTTCTCCAGCAATGACTACCCCCCAGTAGAGGTGCGGGCACAGGTGGCCGGCAGGCTGGGCCTCAGCGAGGAGACCGTCCGG GTGTGGTTCAAGAACCGCAGGGCCCAGAGGAAGCGCCAGTGCAGGAGTTCAAAGGTCAAAGTGCCTATAGCCCTCCTCCCCAGCGCAGGAACCGAGAAGCTCCTCAGAACCTTCCTCTGA